A segment of the Candidatus Pelagisphaera phototrophica genome:
CTCATCGTGAGATCGCGAAGAAGCAACAATTTATTGACATACTCGAGGCTGTGGGAACTAGAAACCTAAAGCTTTACATGGCTAACCAGGAGCGCATTGATGCTATTTTAGACCGCTTTGGTCAAATAGGCGAATAGCCAACATTTAACTTAGATTCAATCGAAGCCATGCTTGTTCACACTGTTTTATTCAAATTCACTCCCGAATCTTCCGATGCCCAGATCGAGGCATGCGCTGATGACGCTCGCAACCTTCTTGCGAAAATAGAGGCCGTCCACTCGCTTTACATTGGCGCTCCAGCGGATACTGAAGTGAGACCCGTGAGTGTTCGCGATTATGGTTTGATGTTGACCGTCCTTTTCGAGTCGATTGCCGATCACGACGTTTACCAAACACATCCTTTGCACGACGAATTCATCGCCAATAACAAGGATAGCTGGTCGAGGGTAGCAGTGCACGACGCGGAGTAGTCTAGACAGCTGCCAAGACGGACTGCCGTATTTGTCATCCCGTTACGTCAAAGCTAAAAAAGGTCCTTTGTGACAAGACTTTGAATCCTCCTTTCTTGACAGACTGAAGTTGAGAGTTAGAAGGTGGGCTCATGGAAGTTGCCCTAACAGAACCTGTGCTCGTTCTTAATCGGTTATGGCAAGCCGTGAATGTGATCGCCGCAAAGCGAGCCTTTTCTTTACTCGCTTCGGGTCACGCAAGTGTTGTTTACGAGGAAAACGAGGATTTTCAAATCTTTGACATGATGGATTGGGTCGACTTTTCCCAATACAACCAGCCCGTTTCCGAGATGAAAATCGTTCACACGGTGCGATATTCGATCCGGGTGCCCAAGATCATTCTGCTTTCGATTTTTGACAAAGTTCCCAAGAAAGAGCTGAAATTGACCCGGAAGAACGTCTTCGAGCGGGACAAGTATCAATGCCAGTATTGTGGCAAAAGGCTACCTTCGGAGGAGCTAAACCTAGACCATGTGATCCCACGGCATTATGGAGGGAAAACGACTTGGGAGAACATCGTCTGCTCCTGCGTGAAATGCAATTCGAGAAAGGCGAATCGTTTGCCCCATGAAGCGAGTATGCGTCTCACTCGGAAACCTTCCAAGCCGCAGTGGCGTCCGGTGATTAGCATAGCGGCTCGAGGTAGGAAGCACGATGAGTGGAAGCATTTTATCGACGTCGCTTACTGGAACGTTGAGCTTGAAA
Coding sequences within it:
- a CDS encoding HNH endonuclease; its protein translation is MEVALTEPVLVLNRLWQAVNVIAAKRAFSLLASGHASVVYEENEDFQIFDMMDWVDFSQYNQPVSEMKIVHTVRYSIRVPKIILLSIFDKVPKKELKLTRKNVFERDKYQCQYCGKRLPSEELNLDHVIPRHYGGKTTWENIVCSCVKCNSRKANRLPHEASMRLTRKPSKPQWRPVISIAARGRKHDEWKHFIDVAYWNVELES
- a CDS encoding Dabb family protein — encoded protein: MLVHTVLFKFTPESSDAQIEACADDARNLLAKIEAVHSLYIGAPADTEVRPVSVRDYGLMLTVLFESIADHDVYQTHPLHDEFIANNKDSWSRVAVHDAE